Proteins encoded in a region of the Odocoileus virginianus isolate 20LAN1187 ecotype Illinois chromosome 9, Ovbor_1.2, whole genome shotgun sequence genome:
- the SLC2A10 gene encoding solute carrier family 2, facilitated glucose transporter member 10 isoform X6 — protein MLPYTKQTKTSAVGCSVEGKIEESWGGGRPSLLLPLCASVSLLGGLTFGYELAVISGALLPLQLDFGLSCSQQELLVGSLLLGALLASLVGGCLIDRYGRKQAILGSNLVLLAGSLSLGLAGSLAWLLLGRSVAGFAISLSSMACCIHVSELAGPRQRGVLVSLYEAGITVGVLLSYALNYALAGAPRGWRHMFGWAAAPALLQSLSLLFLPAGTAGAAARKDLIPLQGGEATKLDPGRPRYAFVDLFRARDNMRGRTVVGLGLVLFQQLTGQPNVLAYASTIFRSVGFRGGSSAVLASVGLGAVKVAATLTAMGLVDRAGRRALLLAGCALMALSVSGLGLVSFAVPLHSGPACLAVPNATRLSGLPGDSSLPRGLAPPLPPTTNQSPGRPVLSTSERTRPPPGAEDPTALSLTPPGGLSPAPEHALLHWTALVCMMVFVSAFSIGFGPVTWLVLSEIYPMEIRGRAFAFCNSFNWATNLFISLSFLDLIACWSFCKSTIWRICSRCHWLVLDLPAVRADRCLRPGLHLFLCPGNKRPVVGRHRPAIPEEMAPPELWP, from the exons GCCGACCTTCACTGCTCCTACCCCTGTGTGCCTCGGTGTCCTTGCTGGGTGGCCTGACCTTTGGCTATGAACTGGCAGTCATATCGGGTGCCCTGCTGCCGCTGCAGCTTGATTTCGGGCTGAGCTGCTCGCAGCAGGAGCTCCTAGTGGGCAGCCTGCTCCTGGGGGCTCTCCTCGCCTCTCTGGTAGGCGGCTGCCTCATCGACCGCTATGGCCGGAAGCAAGCCATCCTGGGGAGCAACTTGGTCCTGTTGGCAGGCAGCCTGAGCCTGGGCCTGGCCGGCTCCCTGGCCTGGCTGCTCCTGGGCCGCTCGGTGGCTGGCTTTGCCATCTCCCTCTCCTCCATGGCCTGCTGCATCCACGTGTCCGAGCTGGCGGGCCCACGGCAGCGGGGAGTGTTGGTGTCCCTCTACGAGGCAGGCATCACCGTGGGCGTCCTGCTCTCCTACGCGCTCAACTACGCGCTGGCCGGCGCCCCCAGGGGATGGAGGCATATGTTTGGCTGGGCCGCTGCGCCCGCTCTCCTGCAGTCTCTcagcctcctcttcctgcccGCTGGTACAGCTGGGGCTGCAGCCCGCAAGGACCTCATCCCGCTACAGGGAGGCGAGGCCACGAAGCTGGACCCCGGGAGGCCGAGATACGCCTTTGTGGACCTCTTCAGGGCCCGGGATAACATGCGGGGCCGGACTGTcgtggggctggggctggtgcTTTTCCAGCAGCTGACTGGGCAGCCCAACGTGCTCGCTTACGCCTCCACCATCTTCCGGTCGGTCGGCTTCCGGGGAGGCTCCTCCGCTGTGCTGGCCTCCGTGGGGCTCGGTGCGGTGAAGGTGGCGGCTACCCTGACGGCCATGGGGCTGGTGGATCGAGCCGGCCGCAGGGCGCTGCTGCTCGCCGGCTGCGCCCTCATGGCCCTGTCGGTCAGCGGCCTCGGCCTCGTCAGCTTTGCTGTGCCCCTGCACTCGGGCCCAGCCTGCCTGGCCGTGCCCAATGCCACCAGGCTGTCGGGGCTCCCTGGAGACTCCAGCCTGCCCAGGGGCTTGGCTCCACCTCTGCCGCCCACGACCAACCAGAGCCCGGGGCGGCCAGTCTTGTCAACCTCTGAGAGGACCAGGCCTCCTCCGGGAGCCGAGGACCCTACAGCCCTAAGCCTCACTCCCCCTGGAGGCCTTTCTCCCGCCCCCGAGCACGCCCTGCTGCACTGGACCGCGCTGGTCTGCATGATGGTCTTTGTGAGCGCCTTCTCCATTGGCTTTGGACCCG TGACCTGGCTTGTCCTCAGCGAGATTTACCCCATGGAGATCCGAGGGAGGGCCTTTGCCTTCTGCAACAGCTTCAACTGGGCCACCAACCTCTTCATCAGCCTCTCCTTCCTGGACCTCATCG CGTGTTGGTCATTCTGCAAATCTACCATCTGGAGAATCTGCTCCAG GTGCCATTGGCTTGTCCTGGACCTTCCTGCTGTACGGGCTGACCGCTGTCTTCGGCCTGGgcttcatctatttctttgtccCGGAAACAAAAGGCCAGTCGTTGGCAGACATAGACCAGCAATTCCAGAAGAGATG GCTCCCCCTGAGCTTTGGCCATAG
- the SLC2A10 gene encoding solute carrier family 2, facilitated glucose transporter member 10 isoform X1 produces the protein MLPYTKQTKTSAVGCSVEGKIEESWGGGRPSLLLPLCASVSLLGGLTFGYELAVISGALLPLQLDFGLSCSQQELLVGSLLLGALLASLVGGCLIDRYGRKQAILGSNLVLLAGSLSLGLAGSLAWLLLGRSVAGFAISLSSMACCIHVSELAGPRQRGVLVSLYEAGITVGVLLSYALNYALAGAPRGWRHMFGWAAAPALLQSLSLLFLPAGTAGAAARKDLIPLQGGEATKLDPGRPRYAFVDLFRARDNMRGRTVVGLGLVLFQQLTGQPNVLAYASTIFRSVGFRGGSSAVLASVGLGAVKVAATLTAMGLVDRAGRRALLLAGCALMALSVSGLGLVSFAVPLHSGPACLAVPNATRLSGLPGDSSLPRGLAPPLPPTTNQSPGRPVLSTSERTRPPPGAEDPTALSLTPPGGLSPAPEHALLHWTALVCMMVFVSAFSIGFGPVTWLVLSEIYPMEIRGRAFAFCNSFNWATNLFISLSFLDLIGAIGLSWTFLLYGLTAVFGLGFIYFFVPETKGQSLADIDQQFQKRWLIEYVLFAVEACGPCQAQQPQHEVGLGGLAHLGSLGLAQAGQGASLGDQGCELTSHRQHPTGVGRQAGRRASYLLFNLFFLIEQIIPKLFFF, from the exons GCCGACCTTCACTGCTCCTACCCCTGTGTGCCTCGGTGTCCTTGCTGGGTGGCCTGACCTTTGGCTATGAACTGGCAGTCATATCGGGTGCCCTGCTGCCGCTGCAGCTTGATTTCGGGCTGAGCTGCTCGCAGCAGGAGCTCCTAGTGGGCAGCCTGCTCCTGGGGGCTCTCCTCGCCTCTCTGGTAGGCGGCTGCCTCATCGACCGCTATGGCCGGAAGCAAGCCATCCTGGGGAGCAACTTGGTCCTGTTGGCAGGCAGCCTGAGCCTGGGCCTGGCCGGCTCCCTGGCCTGGCTGCTCCTGGGCCGCTCGGTGGCTGGCTTTGCCATCTCCCTCTCCTCCATGGCCTGCTGCATCCACGTGTCCGAGCTGGCGGGCCCACGGCAGCGGGGAGTGTTGGTGTCCCTCTACGAGGCAGGCATCACCGTGGGCGTCCTGCTCTCCTACGCGCTCAACTACGCGCTGGCCGGCGCCCCCAGGGGATGGAGGCATATGTTTGGCTGGGCCGCTGCGCCCGCTCTCCTGCAGTCTCTcagcctcctcttcctgcccGCTGGTACAGCTGGGGCTGCAGCCCGCAAGGACCTCATCCCGCTACAGGGAGGCGAGGCCACGAAGCTGGACCCCGGGAGGCCGAGATACGCCTTTGTGGACCTCTTCAGGGCCCGGGATAACATGCGGGGCCGGACTGTcgtggggctggggctggtgcTTTTCCAGCAGCTGACTGGGCAGCCCAACGTGCTCGCTTACGCCTCCACCATCTTCCGGTCGGTCGGCTTCCGGGGAGGCTCCTCCGCTGTGCTGGCCTCCGTGGGGCTCGGTGCGGTGAAGGTGGCGGCTACCCTGACGGCCATGGGGCTGGTGGATCGAGCCGGCCGCAGGGCGCTGCTGCTCGCCGGCTGCGCCCTCATGGCCCTGTCGGTCAGCGGCCTCGGCCTCGTCAGCTTTGCTGTGCCCCTGCACTCGGGCCCAGCCTGCCTGGCCGTGCCCAATGCCACCAGGCTGTCGGGGCTCCCTGGAGACTCCAGCCTGCCCAGGGGCTTGGCTCCACCTCTGCCGCCCACGACCAACCAGAGCCCGGGGCGGCCAGTCTTGTCAACCTCTGAGAGGACCAGGCCTCCTCCGGGAGCCGAGGACCCTACAGCCCTAAGCCTCACTCCCCCTGGAGGCCTTTCTCCCGCCCCCGAGCACGCCCTGCTGCACTGGACCGCGCTGGTCTGCATGATGGTCTTTGTGAGCGCCTTCTCCATTGGCTTTGGACCCG TGACCTGGCTTGTCCTCAGCGAGATTTACCCCATGGAGATCCGAGGGAGGGCCTTTGCCTTCTGCAACAGCTTCAACTGGGCCACCAACCTCTTCATCAGCCTCTCCTTCCTGGACCTCATCG GTGCCATTGGCTTGTCCTGGACCTTCCTGCTGTACGGGCTGACCGCTGTCTTCGGCCTGGgcttcatctatttctttgtccCGGAAACAAAAGGCCAGTCGTTGGCAGACATAGACCAGCAATTCCAGAAGAGATG GTTAATTGAATACGTGCTCTTTGCCGTGGAGGCCTGCGGACCGTGCCAAGCACAACAGCCCCAGCACGAAGTGGGCCTGGGAGGCCTGGCCCACCTCGGCAGCCTGGGGCTGGCTCAGGCGGGGCAGGGGGCGTCTCTGGGGGACCAGGGATGTGAGCTCACCTCACATAGGCAGCATCCaactggggtggggaggcaggcagggagaagGGCGTCTTATCTGCTTTTCAACCTCTTTTTCTTAATAGAGCAGATAatccccaaattattttttttttaa
- the SLC2A10 gene encoding solute carrier family 2, facilitated glucose transporter member 10 isoform X7: MLPYTKQTKTSAVGCSVEGKIEESWGGGRPSLLLPLCASVSLLGGLTFGYELAVISGALLPLQLDFGLSCSQQELLVGSLLLGALLASLVGGCLIDRYGRKQAILGSNLVLLAGSLSLGLAGSLAWLLLGRSVAGFAISLSSMACCIHVSELAGPRQRGVLVSLYEAGITVGVLLSYALNYALAGAPRGWRHMFGWAAAPALLQSLSLLFLPAGTAGAAARKDLIPLQGGEATKLDPGRPRYAFVDLFRARDNMRGRTVVGLGLVLFQQLTGQPNVLAYASTIFRSVGFRGGSSAVLASVGLGAVKVAATLTAMGLVDRAGRRALLLAGCALMALSVSGLGLVSFAVPLHSGPACLAVPNATRLSGLPGDSSLPRGLAPPLPPTTNQSPGRPVLSTSERTRPPPGAEDPTALSLTPPGGLSPAPEHALLHWTALVCMMVFVSAFSIGFGPVTWLVLSEIYPMEIRGRAFAFCNSFNWATNLFISLSFLDLIACWSFCKSTIWRICSRCHWLVLDLPAVRADRCLRPGLHLFLCPGNKRPVVGRHRPAIPEEMVN; encoded by the exons GCCGACCTTCACTGCTCCTACCCCTGTGTGCCTCGGTGTCCTTGCTGGGTGGCCTGACCTTTGGCTATGAACTGGCAGTCATATCGGGTGCCCTGCTGCCGCTGCAGCTTGATTTCGGGCTGAGCTGCTCGCAGCAGGAGCTCCTAGTGGGCAGCCTGCTCCTGGGGGCTCTCCTCGCCTCTCTGGTAGGCGGCTGCCTCATCGACCGCTATGGCCGGAAGCAAGCCATCCTGGGGAGCAACTTGGTCCTGTTGGCAGGCAGCCTGAGCCTGGGCCTGGCCGGCTCCCTGGCCTGGCTGCTCCTGGGCCGCTCGGTGGCTGGCTTTGCCATCTCCCTCTCCTCCATGGCCTGCTGCATCCACGTGTCCGAGCTGGCGGGCCCACGGCAGCGGGGAGTGTTGGTGTCCCTCTACGAGGCAGGCATCACCGTGGGCGTCCTGCTCTCCTACGCGCTCAACTACGCGCTGGCCGGCGCCCCCAGGGGATGGAGGCATATGTTTGGCTGGGCCGCTGCGCCCGCTCTCCTGCAGTCTCTcagcctcctcttcctgcccGCTGGTACAGCTGGGGCTGCAGCCCGCAAGGACCTCATCCCGCTACAGGGAGGCGAGGCCACGAAGCTGGACCCCGGGAGGCCGAGATACGCCTTTGTGGACCTCTTCAGGGCCCGGGATAACATGCGGGGCCGGACTGTcgtggggctggggctggtgcTTTTCCAGCAGCTGACTGGGCAGCCCAACGTGCTCGCTTACGCCTCCACCATCTTCCGGTCGGTCGGCTTCCGGGGAGGCTCCTCCGCTGTGCTGGCCTCCGTGGGGCTCGGTGCGGTGAAGGTGGCGGCTACCCTGACGGCCATGGGGCTGGTGGATCGAGCCGGCCGCAGGGCGCTGCTGCTCGCCGGCTGCGCCCTCATGGCCCTGTCGGTCAGCGGCCTCGGCCTCGTCAGCTTTGCTGTGCCCCTGCACTCGGGCCCAGCCTGCCTGGCCGTGCCCAATGCCACCAGGCTGTCGGGGCTCCCTGGAGACTCCAGCCTGCCCAGGGGCTTGGCTCCACCTCTGCCGCCCACGACCAACCAGAGCCCGGGGCGGCCAGTCTTGTCAACCTCTGAGAGGACCAGGCCTCCTCCGGGAGCCGAGGACCCTACAGCCCTAAGCCTCACTCCCCCTGGAGGCCTTTCTCCCGCCCCCGAGCACGCCCTGCTGCACTGGACCGCGCTGGTCTGCATGATGGTCTTTGTGAGCGCCTTCTCCATTGGCTTTGGACCCG TGACCTGGCTTGTCCTCAGCGAGATTTACCCCATGGAGATCCGAGGGAGGGCCTTTGCCTTCTGCAACAGCTTCAACTGGGCCACCAACCTCTTCATCAGCCTCTCCTTCCTGGACCTCATCG CGTGTTGGTCATTCTGCAAATCTACCATCTGGAGAATCTGCTCCAG GTGCCATTGGCTTGTCCTGGACCTTCCTGCTGTACGGGCTGACCGCTGTCTTCGGCCTGGgcttcatctatttctttgtccCGGAAACAAAAGGCCAGTCGTTGGCAGACATAGACCAGCAATTCCAGAAGAGATG GTTAATTGA
- the SLC2A10 gene encoding solute carrier family 2, facilitated glucose transporter member 10 isoform X4 codes for MLPYTKQTKTSAVGCSVEGKIEESWGGGRPSLLLPLCASVSLLGGLTFGYELAVISGALLPLQLDFGLSCSQQELLVGSLLLGALLASLVGGCLIDRYGRKQAILGSNLVLLAGSLSLGLAGSLAWLLLGRSVAGFAISLSSMACCIHVSELAGPRQRGVLVSLYEAGITVGVLLSYALNYALAGAPRGWRHMFGWAAAPALLQSLSLLFLPAGTAGAAARKDLIPLQGGEATKLDPGRPRYAFVDLFRARDNMRGRTVVGLGLVLFQQLTGQPNVLAYASTIFRSVGFRGGSSAVLASVGLGAVKVAATLTAMGLVDRAGRRALLLAGCALMALSVSGLGLVSFAVPLHSGPACLAVPNATRLSGLPGDSSLPRGLAPPLPPTTNQSPGRPVLSTSERTRPPPGAEDPTALSLTPPGGLSPAPEHALLHWTALVCMMVFVSAFSIGFGPVTWLVLSEIYPMEIRGRAFAFCNSFNWATNLFISLSFLDLIACWSFCKSTIWRICSRCHWLVLDLPAVRADRCLRPGLHLFLCPGNKRPVVGRHRPAIPEEMGHRLIDQAGDVLHVQRP; via the exons GCCGACCTTCACTGCTCCTACCCCTGTGTGCCTCGGTGTCCTTGCTGGGTGGCCTGACCTTTGGCTATGAACTGGCAGTCATATCGGGTGCCCTGCTGCCGCTGCAGCTTGATTTCGGGCTGAGCTGCTCGCAGCAGGAGCTCCTAGTGGGCAGCCTGCTCCTGGGGGCTCTCCTCGCCTCTCTGGTAGGCGGCTGCCTCATCGACCGCTATGGCCGGAAGCAAGCCATCCTGGGGAGCAACTTGGTCCTGTTGGCAGGCAGCCTGAGCCTGGGCCTGGCCGGCTCCCTGGCCTGGCTGCTCCTGGGCCGCTCGGTGGCTGGCTTTGCCATCTCCCTCTCCTCCATGGCCTGCTGCATCCACGTGTCCGAGCTGGCGGGCCCACGGCAGCGGGGAGTGTTGGTGTCCCTCTACGAGGCAGGCATCACCGTGGGCGTCCTGCTCTCCTACGCGCTCAACTACGCGCTGGCCGGCGCCCCCAGGGGATGGAGGCATATGTTTGGCTGGGCCGCTGCGCCCGCTCTCCTGCAGTCTCTcagcctcctcttcctgcccGCTGGTACAGCTGGGGCTGCAGCCCGCAAGGACCTCATCCCGCTACAGGGAGGCGAGGCCACGAAGCTGGACCCCGGGAGGCCGAGATACGCCTTTGTGGACCTCTTCAGGGCCCGGGATAACATGCGGGGCCGGACTGTcgtggggctggggctggtgcTTTTCCAGCAGCTGACTGGGCAGCCCAACGTGCTCGCTTACGCCTCCACCATCTTCCGGTCGGTCGGCTTCCGGGGAGGCTCCTCCGCTGTGCTGGCCTCCGTGGGGCTCGGTGCGGTGAAGGTGGCGGCTACCCTGACGGCCATGGGGCTGGTGGATCGAGCCGGCCGCAGGGCGCTGCTGCTCGCCGGCTGCGCCCTCATGGCCCTGTCGGTCAGCGGCCTCGGCCTCGTCAGCTTTGCTGTGCCCCTGCACTCGGGCCCAGCCTGCCTGGCCGTGCCCAATGCCACCAGGCTGTCGGGGCTCCCTGGAGACTCCAGCCTGCCCAGGGGCTTGGCTCCACCTCTGCCGCCCACGACCAACCAGAGCCCGGGGCGGCCAGTCTTGTCAACCTCTGAGAGGACCAGGCCTCCTCCGGGAGCCGAGGACCCTACAGCCCTAAGCCTCACTCCCCCTGGAGGCCTTTCTCCCGCCCCCGAGCACGCCCTGCTGCACTGGACCGCGCTGGTCTGCATGATGGTCTTTGTGAGCGCCTTCTCCATTGGCTTTGGACCCG TGACCTGGCTTGTCCTCAGCGAGATTTACCCCATGGAGATCCGAGGGAGGGCCTTTGCCTTCTGCAACAGCTTCAACTGGGCCACCAACCTCTTCATCAGCCTCTCCTTCCTGGACCTCATCG CGTGTTGGTCATTCTGCAAATCTACCATCTGGAGAATCTGCTCCAG GTGCCATTGGCTTGTCCTGGACCTTCCTGCTGTACGGGCTGACCGCTGTCTTCGGCCTGGgcttcatctatttctttgtccCGGAAACAAAAGGCCAGTCGTTGGCAGACATAGACCAGCAATTCCAGAAGAGATG GGTCATAGACTCATCGATCAGGCAGGGGATGTAttgcatgtgcaaaggccctga
- the SLC2A10 gene encoding solute carrier family 2, facilitated glucose transporter member 10 isoform X3: MLPYTKQTKTSAVGCSVEGKIEESWGGGRPSLLLPLCASVSLLGGLTFGYELAVISGALLPLQLDFGLSCSQQELLVGSLLLGALLASLVGGCLIDRYGRKQAILGSNLVLLAGSLSLGLAGSLAWLLLGRSVAGFAISLSSMACCIHVSELAGPRQRGVLVSLYEAGITVGVLLSYALNYALAGAPRGWRHMFGWAAAPALLQSLSLLFLPAGTAGAAARKDLIPLQGGEATKLDPGRPRYAFVDLFRARDNMRGRTVVGLGLVLFQQLTGQPNVLAYASTIFRSVGFRGGSSAVLASVGLGAVKVAATLTAMGLVDRAGRRALLLAGCALMALSVSGLGLVSFAVPLHSGPACLAVPNATRLSGLPGDSSLPRGLAPPLPPTTNQSPGRPVLSTSERTRPPPGAEDPTALSLTPPGGLSPAPEHALLHWTALVCMMVFVSAFSIGFGPVTWLVLSEIYPMEIRGRAFAFCNSFNWATNLFISLSFLDLIGAIGLSWTFLLYGLTAVFGLGFIYFFVPETKGQSLADIDQQFQKRWVIDSSIRQGMYCMCKGPEVSLRFHPGGMPRRSA, encoded by the exons GCCGACCTTCACTGCTCCTACCCCTGTGTGCCTCGGTGTCCTTGCTGGGTGGCCTGACCTTTGGCTATGAACTGGCAGTCATATCGGGTGCCCTGCTGCCGCTGCAGCTTGATTTCGGGCTGAGCTGCTCGCAGCAGGAGCTCCTAGTGGGCAGCCTGCTCCTGGGGGCTCTCCTCGCCTCTCTGGTAGGCGGCTGCCTCATCGACCGCTATGGCCGGAAGCAAGCCATCCTGGGGAGCAACTTGGTCCTGTTGGCAGGCAGCCTGAGCCTGGGCCTGGCCGGCTCCCTGGCCTGGCTGCTCCTGGGCCGCTCGGTGGCTGGCTTTGCCATCTCCCTCTCCTCCATGGCCTGCTGCATCCACGTGTCCGAGCTGGCGGGCCCACGGCAGCGGGGAGTGTTGGTGTCCCTCTACGAGGCAGGCATCACCGTGGGCGTCCTGCTCTCCTACGCGCTCAACTACGCGCTGGCCGGCGCCCCCAGGGGATGGAGGCATATGTTTGGCTGGGCCGCTGCGCCCGCTCTCCTGCAGTCTCTcagcctcctcttcctgcccGCTGGTACAGCTGGGGCTGCAGCCCGCAAGGACCTCATCCCGCTACAGGGAGGCGAGGCCACGAAGCTGGACCCCGGGAGGCCGAGATACGCCTTTGTGGACCTCTTCAGGGCCCGGGATAACATGCGGGGCCGGACTGTcgtggggctggggctggtgcTTTTCCAGCAGCTGACTGGGCAGCCCAACGTGCTCGCTTACGCCTCCACCATCTTCCGGTCGGTCGGCTTCCGGGGAGGCTCCTCCGCTGTGCTGGCCTCCGTGGGGCTCGGTGCGGTGAAGGTGGCGGCTACCCTGACGGCCATGGGGCTGGTGGATCGAGCCGGCCGCAGGGCGCTGCTGCTCGCCGGCTGCGCCCTCATGGCCCTGTCGGTCAGCGGCCTCGGCCTCGTCAGCTTTGCTGTGCCCCTGCACTCGGGCCCAGCCTGCCTGGCCGTGCCCAATGCCACCAGGCTGTCGGGGCTCCCTGGAGACTCCAGCCTGCCCAGGGGCTTGGCTCCACCTCTGCCGCCCACGACCAACCAGAGCCCGGGGCGGCCAGTCTTGTCAACCTCTGAGAGGACCAGGCCTCCTCCGGGAGCCGAGGACCCTACAGCCCTAAGCCTCACTCCCCCTGGAGGCCTTTCTCCCGCCCCCGAGCACGCCCTGCTGCACTGGACCGCGCTGGTCTGCATGATGGTCTTTGTGAGCGCCTTCTCCATTGGCTTTGGACCCG TGACCTGGCTTGTCCTCAGCGAGATTTACCCCATGGAGATCCGAGGGAGGGCCTTTGCCTTCTGCAACAGCTTCAACTGGGCCACCAACCTCTTCATCAGCCTCTCCTTCCTGGACCTCATCG GTGCCATTGGCTTGTCCTGGACCTTCCTGCTGTACGGGCTGACCGCTGTCTTCGGCCTGGgcttcatctatttctttgtccCGGAAACAAAAGGCCAGTCGTTGGCAGACATAGACCAGCAATTCCAGAAGAGATG GGTCATAGACTCATCGATCAGGCAGGGGATGTAttgcatgtgcaaaggccctgaagtaAGCCTGAGATTCCATCCTGGAGGAATGCCAAGGAGGAGCGCGTGA
- the SLC2A10 gene encoding solute carrier family 2, facilitated glucose transporter member 10 isoform X2, with protein sequence MLPYTKQTKTSAVGCSVEGKIEESWGGGRPSLLLPLCASVSLLGGLTFGYELAVISGALLPLQLDFGLSCSQQELLVGSLLLGALLASLVGGCLIDRYGRKQAILGSNLVLLAGSLSLGLAGSLAWLLLGRSVAGFAISLSSMACCIHVSELAGPRQRGVLVSLYEAGITVGVLLSYALNYALAGAPRGWRHMFGWAAAPALLQSLSLLFLPAGTAGAAARKDLIPLQGGEATKLDPGRPRYAFVDLFRARDNMRGRTVVGLGLVLFQQLTGQPNVLAYASTIFRSVGFRGGSSAVLASVGLGAVKVAATLTAMGLVDRAGRRALLLAGCALMALSVSGLGLVSFAVPLHSGPACLAVPNATRLSGLPGDSSLPRGLAPPLPPTTNQSPGRPVLSTSERTRPPPGAEDPTALSLTPPGGLSPAPEHALLHWTALVCMMVFVSAFSIGFGPGAIGLSWTFLLYGLTAVFGLGFIYFFVPETKGQSLADIDQQFQKRWLIEYVLFAVEACGPCQAQQPQHEVGLGGLAHLGSLGLAQAGQGASLGDQGCELTSHRQHPTGVGRQAGRRASYLLFNLFFLIEQIIPKLFFF encoded by the exons GCCGACCTTCACTGCTCCTACCCCTGTGTGCCTCGGTGTCCTTGCTGGGTGGCCTGACCTTTGGCTATGAACTGGCAGTCATATCGGGTGCCCTGCTGCCGCTGCAGCTTGATTTCGGGCTGAGCTGCTCGCAGCAGGAGCTCCTAGTGGGCAGCCTGCTCCTGGGGGCTCTCCTCGCCTCTCTGGTAGGCGGCTGCCTCATCGACCGCTATGGCCGGAAGCAAGCCATCCTGGGGAGCAACTTGGTCCTGTTGGCAGGCAGCCTGAGCCTGGGCCTGGCCGGCTCCCTGGCCTGGCTGCTCCTGGGCCGCTCGGTGGCTGGCTTTGCCATCTCCCTCTCCTCCATGGCCTGCTGCATCCACGTGTCCGAGCTGGCGGGCCCACGGCAGCGGGGAGTGTTGGTGTCCCTCTACGAGGCAGGCATCACCGTGGGCGTCCTGCTCTCCTACGCGCTCAACTACGCGCTGGCCGGCGCCCCCAGGGGATGGAGGCATATGTTTGGCTGGGCCGCTGCGCCCGCTCTCCTGCAGTCTCTcagcctcctcttcctgcccGCTGGTACAGCTGGGGCTGCAGCCCGCAAGGACCTCATCCCGCTACAGGGAGGCGAGGCCACGAAGCTGGACCCCGGGAGGCCGAGATACGCCTTTGTGGACCTCTTCAGGGCCCGGGATAACATGCGGGGCCGGACTGTcgtggggctggggctggtgcTTTTCCAGCAGCTGACTGGGCAGCCCAACGTGCTCGCTTACGCCTCCACCATCTTCCGGTCGGTCGGCTTCCGGGGAGGCTCCTCCGCTGTGCTGGCCTCCGTGGGGCTCGGTGCGGTGAAGGTGGCGGCTACCCTGACGGCCATGGGGCTGGTGGATCGAGCCGGCCGCAGGGCGCTGCTGCTCGCCGGCTGCGCCCTCATGGCCCTGTCGGTCAGCGGCCTCGGCCTCGTCAGCTTTGCTGTGCCCCTGCACTCGGGCCCAGCCTGCCTGGCCGTGCCCAATGCCACCAGGCTGTCGGGGCTCCCTGGAGACTCCAGCCTGCCCAGGGGCTTGGCTCCACCTCTGCCGCCCACGACCAACCAGAGCCCGGGGCGGCCAGTCTTGTCAACCTCTGAGAGGACCAGGCCTCCTCCGGGAGCCGAGGACCCTACAGCCCTAAGCCTCACTCCCCCTGGAGGCCTTTCTCCCGCCCCCGAGCACGCCCTGCTGCACTGGACCGCGCTGGTCTGCATGATGGTCTTTGTGAGCGCCTTCTCCATTGGCTTTGGACCCG GTGCCATTGGCTTGTCCTGGACCTTCCTGCTGTACGGGCTGACCGCTGTCTTCGGCCTGGgcttcatctatttctttgtccCGGAAACAAAAGGCCAGTCGTTGGCAGACATAGACCAGCAATTCCAGAAGAGATG GTTAATTGAATACGTGCTCTTTGCCGTGGAGGCCTGCGGACCGTGCCAAGCACAACAGCCCCAGCACGAAGTGGGCCTGGGAGGCCTGGCCCACCTCGGCAGCCTGGGGCTGGCTCAGGCGGGGCAGGGGGCGTCTCTGGGGGACCAGGGATGTGAGCTCACCTCACATAGGCAGCATCCaactggggtggggaggcaggcagggagaagGGCGTCTTATCTGCTTTTCAACCTCTTTTTCTTAATAGAGCAGATAatccccaaattattttttttttaa